Genomic segment of Odontesthes bonariensis isolate fOdoBon6 chromosome 10, fOdoBon6.hap1, whole genome shotgun sequence:
AGAGTAACAGATCGCTCATAGTGTAGAATTCAGTTATTTGAAAGGATAATAACATTGAACTATTCAAATTATGCTTTTAGAAAACTGACCAGTTTTTTCTCACCCGCTCATTATGTATGATGGAGCCATTATTAATCATGGTAATAATGATGGTAACTATTAGGTCCACATTCTCTTTTATGGGCCGCTTTGAGGTCTGGTGTTCTAAGATTTTAAACATGATGAACCATCTGTAGCCTCTTAGTATACACTGAGTAGAGTATATTGTAGCTTGATTCTGAGATGGAGAGATTTACATGTGGACCAATAACATGCAAAGACAAGCTGGGAAGAGAAAGAGGTCAGACTGAAAGCTGTCGATGTAAAGATGGCAAATGGGGAAGACATGCGTAGAAATAATTGACCAATGCACAAAACCGACATGAATGAGATTAAAggtcaacaaacaaacaagaaattTAATTAGATAAATGAAAggcaaataagcaaataatcTAAAGCAAACTCCAAGCAAATGTTGCTGAGTGCTGCATGGCAGTTCAAGTGAACATTATACTGGTAGTTATGCACATTCCTCTCAACACAAACTGCAGACGTGTGTGTTGAGCCGGGAAACAAAGGGTGTCACAACAGTGTGCTCGAAGTGGGGCTGTCACAACCAACGAGAGTGTGATCAGCTATGTGAGGAATGTACATCACTAAACCAAAAGACAGACAGTCCAAATTGAGCGTGGTACAGCTGACAGTGTACAAGTGTGTTCTTATGTTGCCTGTGATGCTCTGAGGTAGGATTAACATCAGAAAATGTAGGgtcaaaagagaaagaaaacccTTTAAATTCCCATTCATACTTAAAATGACACTgagtctctgtgtgtgtctctttcAGTCTGACTGTGTGAACTATGTGAAAATTGTGCACCACTACAACCGCACCCACCTGTATGCCTGTGGAACTGGGGCCTTCCACCCTACCTGTGCGTTTGTGGAGGTGGGACACAGGATGGAggtgagaaataaaataaaccaaAGCAACTTTAATTAGGTATAAGGTGTATAGTCGAAAAGATAATGATACGTATTGCATATGCCAACCAAATCACAATCATGTTGATTTTAAGCTAAAACATAACTGCAAGAAAGAACCTTAAAAACAGAAGATTTATGTTTGTGAAGAGATTAAAGTGTACATCTGGCATTTAGCTGTATATCATGCTTGCAGAGCTGTAGTTTggactgatgctgcagtgaaGGTAAATTCAACTGTGCTTAGCTGAAGGTTTTGGTttgaaatcattctccatgtcTTCATGCTCTCAACATCTTAAACCCGTTATTTCAACCCCCAAATTACTGAACAGTTCTGGGGGAGAAAATGCATCTCAAATTGCATCTCaaaaccttttatttttctgtccttGCTCTCCTTCAGGACCACGTGTTCAGGATTGACCCCTCTAAGGTGGAAGATGGGAAAGGGAAGAGTCCGTATGATCCTCGACATAATGCTGCATCTGTGCTCGTCGGTAATTGAACCAGCATACCTTAACATGGATTTATTATGCCGATGCTGATAAAAAGCCTCATAGTCTATCTTAACTTTACATAAATCTTATAATTTATCAGTAGATCAGCATTCATTGAATAATTCTTTCTCCTAGATGATGAGCTCTATGCAGGTGTGGCCACAGACTTAATGGGACGGGACTTTACCATCTTCAGGAGTTTAGGAAAACGTCCTTCCATTCGCACTGAGCAGCACGACTCGCGCTGGCTGAACGGTGCGTATGCTTTTCTCTTTATGTGTCAGATCAAATTCCAAGTAATTCAGTCAAgttaacataaaataatataaatcaAAACATTTGTCTCTTGTTGGGACAGCATGCTATGAAGACTGACATTGTTTCCTCATTAATTCTGTCATTCAGAACCAAAGTTTGTTGGTTCCTTTTGGGTCCCTGAAAGTGAAAATCCTGACGATGACAAAgtattcttcttcttccgggAGACTGCGGTCGAGGCTCAAGGGTTGGGAAAGTCCACCTACTCTCGTATTGGACAGCTGTGCAGGGTGAGAGACGGCGTTATCCGACAAGTCCACGGATTTGAATTGATCcgccaaaaacaaacataaacacacaatcAGATCATAGTCTTTAAATACATCTTATTTGGTTAGGTGGTCAAATTGCAGATAGGATAAATCAAACACAAACTGAAGTCTAATCTCTTGTTGAATAACTGTCCTGCCTTGATACAGAATGACATGGGTGGTCAGCGAAGTCTGGTTAACAAGTGGACAACATTCCTCAAGACCCGTCTGATTTGCTCGGTACCAGGAGCTGATGGCAGTGACACATACTTCGACGAGCTGCGTAAGTATTATGTTCGAGGCACAAATACTCTAACATGACATTTATGACCTAGGCAATGCCAGGTAAATTATAAAATAATATAGGTGAAGTGTGAACTACGTGTTCTGTGGAAAACTCAGGTAAAATTTATCATGAGTCACTTTGAGCATGAAGAAGGTCCATTTCTAAATTTCACCCCTGCCTCAGCAGATGTCCTATACTGCTCTAAGAACCTTTCCAATCAGAATCAATAAAGAAATCCAAGCAGAGTTAAAAAGTGTGCTTGTTATGAGAGCATAAGGAATTATTCTTTCTTGTCTCTCATTTCTGCAGACTTTAAGAAACCATGACTAAGGGATTCAATGATTAGAGATCCTGTCCTGAACTGAAGGCAGTGTAAATGCTGTGGGTCCAAAGTAACCCACAGGCTGGTTTCTGGTGAATCTTCACATGACAAGAAACAATAATTGTACTCATAAGGTGGGATGAATCTATAAATCATAGACTGAGGCCAGAGGAAATACTTTCAGATAAAGAAGACATAAcgtcacagtaaactcacatgGAGTCCTCCACAGTTGTCTGGAGCCAGTCTGCCTGCGTAGATTTACAAAGAAACTGCTGGCAGgtttttttattgatgttttcCCCTCAGCAAAATTGAACTCTTCACCAAACCCATCAGTGAGTGTACAGGTACATAGTTTTGCACCAAGTTACACAGCCAGTTATTTTTGTCCTAATAACGCTGTGCGGGCTTATTTAATTCCAGtttttaagataaaataagataatcCTTTAATAAATGTGTCCTTTATTAGTCTCAGAGTGGGGCAATTCACAATGTTACAGCAGCAAGGACAGTAAGATAGAAAAAAATGctcataaacataaaacaagtCTTTTGAACTGAAAACAAAGAATTTGACAGCTTTTCAACTCAATGTCTAGAACAATGTTAACTTGattcatgtaaaaagaaaactacatttgtgaaaaaaaattttaatgAGTGCTGTTACTGTATGTTAACTGAAAACTTAGTTTACCTCAGTCTGAAAAGTAAGCCTTCCTTAAAGGCATCATTACTCAATTTTGAAATGACTAGATCTTTATTTTGTAACATCTAACATTACCTAACAAACCTTCAGTCATGTGGTTGCCCAGCAGCTGCAGGAGCTTCATCTCTAAAGATGTTTCTGATAGATCTGTTTGAACCTATCTGTGGGCTATAATATGATCTGCCTTTGTGCTCATCTGATGACGGAGTGAAAGGTTAACTAAGTGGAAAACCTTATCCAAACTCTAACCCCACCTTAGGCAACATCTGTCACTCACATTCCTCCTTATAACCAATGAGTCTCTTATCTTGACTATGAGTTTGTTAACATATGAAGCTAATCTTCCAAAATATATGCACTCTGTTCCTTTTTTAATGGCTACAAACCAGATGGTATAGTTTAAAAGtttatcattttctttcttctcgGGCCAATAGTTCAGAGAAACATCTTTATTTATGGCAGCCAAACACCTGGCAAGTTGACCAAAATGTTTATATAGCACTTATCTTTATCAAAATTTATTTTAGCAAACACTTTCATGAGTCTGCAGTGGAGTTTGTTCCTTTTCATAATCCTCAGTAATCAGTAAAATGTCTCTTTAAAGTGGTTAGACATGTCCATAGGGCTTTATTTATCTTTCttctaacctttgacctctGTACTACCGCCACCTGACCtgagtgtgtgcatttgtgtgtgtgtccgtcCTCAGGCGACGTGTTTCTGCTGCAGACAAGGGACAGAAAGAACCCCCTGGTCTACACAGTCTTCTCTACTTCCAGGTCATTGTCAATTCACATTTTGTGTGTTCGTGTATACACACGTGCATGTCTGTATGTGTGCGAGGAGAGACAACAAAGTGCATgcatgttgtatttgttgtaTCTAACCCTGCTTCCCTTGTGTCCCAGCAGCAGTGTATTTAAGGGCTCAGCAGTGTGTCTTTACTCCATGAATGACATCCGGAGGGCCTTCCTGGGGCCTTTTGCTCACAAAGAGGGACCCAACTACCAGTGGGTCCCCTTCCAGGGAAAAGTGCCCTATCCCCGCCCAGGAATGGTATGTCACCAAAATGACCCAACGACAGTAACAAGGGTTTCCAATTGTGAGACGTAATCAAGTAAATACACTACTTGTGTACTTTTCTGATACTTCTGATACTTGGTACTTCTACATACAGTTTTCACTTTTGCTTTACTTAAATTTATGAGGTATATGCACTTATTACATGTTTACACTTACACTACATAGTGTAATCTTGAGGGAAATATCATCTCATAAAACATAGCACATACCTATAGATGAAACCACTTAGTGTAGTACCTATATAACATAGATAATAATATAACAGCCTAATGTAAAAATCCCTTTTACAGACTTTAAAGTTATCAAAGAAATTGAGAAAGTACAGAAATATGCTATGAAGTACCTTGTTTAAATAGacttattaagactttttcATCCACTTATGGTCTGTGTGTTTATGTTGTTTCTATTTGCAGTGGTGAATTgtaaaaatacatgttttttttttaatttaatattcTGATGTTATGTAATATCATTATATCATTAGTCTTGTACTGTAAGTACTTAAGTACACACTTTTAGACCTTATTTTCTTTCAAAACTTCTCCAGAGTTCAGCTAATCAATATTACAGCTCTTACATCCTGCTTGGCAAACAAGCATTGCATCAGCAGGATTTGTGATGCTGAGCCTCAGTTTTTACTGCAACAGACCCTGTTTTATGAGTGCAGAATAGAAAATGTGTTTGGCCTCCAGTAAACCCTCTGTCACACTATCACCACCTCAATGGGCTGTAAAATAATAGCAGAACAAATCAAATTTCAAGAAAGCCATCGTCCCTACAAGTGAAATTAGCCAAAGCTGCTTGTAAAGCTTATTCTGACTTTAAATGCATAAAACAGGTCAAACCTCTTGAGTAAACTTTCAACAGTAGGAGACAGGATTTAACAGATCAAAATGCTCCCATTAATGACAGGAAAACATAACAGCCTGTTTAGTTGGCAAAAGCTCACTTTAGCATTCAGAAAATCCAGGACTGGAATTTTAATTAAAGAGAGAGGCTGGACTCTGAACTGGAGTAAATCTCTTTCAAGTCCCTGAGACCCATCACACTATAATCACCTCACTGGTATGCTGAACTGTGGCTTAGTGTATTTCAGGCCAGTTGAACTGCTGACAAGTCAgacattttatttcagtttgcaTGTATAGAGCCAAAGAAAATTTACTCAGCAAATATAAGTTATTCTCTGGAATGGGTGAGCGCACACATTGTAAAGAGTGCCTGTGATGAGCATGTCCTCGAACTGAGTCCTCTACAGATAAATTCTTTCATTGGCAAAAGCCTGACAcaacatgtgttttgatggtgGCTTCAATTTGGATATGATCAGATTAAGATTTTTAGATGATTGAGtaggttttttttatcttttgaaGTTACTTGTGTCCCCACTGAAGTTCACCAAACTGTGTGCCAAAATAAAGTTGAATATGTACAGAAATTAAACTTCACTTTACTTTACTCCATTAGTGTCCCAGCAAGACGTTCGGCAGCTTTGAGTCCACAAAGGGTTTCCCAGATGATGTGATACAGTTTGCCCGTCACCACCCACTTATGTACAACCCAGTCTACCCCATGAGCCGACGGCCCATCTTCGTTAGAACTAACATGGACTATAGCTTCACACAGATCGCTGTGGACAGGGTCAATGCTGCTGATGGACAGTATGATGTCATGTTTATTGGCACAGGTTAATGATCTGTTTTCTTTCACCTTTAAATTTAATCATTACAGTAATAAAATGATAGTGAAAGATTACGTGTGTGTTATTTTAGACAAAGGGACGATACTAAAGGTGATCAATGTCCCTAAGGAGAGCTGGAACAACATGGAGGAACTTTTATTAGAAGAGCTGGAAGTCTTCAAAGTAAGAACATTATGATGCAAATTTCTGTCTAGATTAAATCATACTTGTACTTTACTGTATACCTGTGGGAATATATGGTATGCATTCATTATAAAtagtttgtttttaatgttttatttatagaTGTCTACATGACTAAAGTACCCTTGCTAGTCTTACATTTTTGACAGCATCTGTAAATAGCACGTTCATTAATTTGCTGCATCTCCTCTGTTCTTAAGGATGCCTCATCTATCATCAACATGCAGATCTCTTCTAAACGGGTATGTATGCTTTCATCCTCAATATCCCAATGAAAACATGGAATTTTGTGGCTttcttttttgacaaaatactcatctttgcaaaacaaaagtcctggaaatttattttatttcacattataaTCCTAGATATGGATAGGAAACTGTACATttgcaaagaaatgtaaaaaaaaaaacgttgtttAAGGCAATACTAAATAAAAATCCATTCAAAATAACCTGAAGGCATCATAAATTAAAAAAGTCGTCACAGTCCCAGAGTTGATGGCTGATAACAACTCAAGCTGTTTCTAACTTTGATAAGAACACATTCCTGAAACCctgttttcaaatttttttcttctgctcactgtgtattttcacagcaacagctgtATGTCGGCTCTGACACAGGCATTGCCCAAGTTCCCCTTCACCGCTGCAGTGTGTATGGGAAGGCCTGCGCTGAGTGCTGCCTGGCCCGAGACCCGTACTGTGCTTGGGACGGAAC
This window contains:
- the sema3b gene encoding semaphorin-3B, whose translation is MMTMMMMMVAMMVTCSSLLLLGLAAAHASSSTVSRTSSSSSSSSSSSSSSSSSPRMKLSYKELQQFHGVRRFELERSCCFSSLLLDEERGRLFVGAKNFLLSLSLDNIAKQEHKIYWPAPVDWREECNWAGKDITSDCVNYVKIVHHYNRTHLYACGTGAFHPTCAFVEVGHRMEDHVFRIDPSKVEDGKGKSPYDPRHNAASVLVDDELYAGVATDLMGRDFTIFRSLGKRPSIRTEQHDSRWLNEPKFVGSFWVPESENPDDDKVFFFFRETAVEAQGLGKSTYSRIGQLCRNDMGGQRSLVNKWTTFLKTRLICSVPGADGSDTYFDELRDVFLLQTRDRKNPLVYTVFSTSSSVFKGSAVCLYSMNDIRRAFLGPFAHKEGPNYQWVPFQGKVPYPRPGMCPSKTFGSFESTKGFPDDVIQFARHHPLMYNPVYPMSRRPIFVRTNMDYSFTQIAVDRVNAADGQYDVMFIGTDKGTILKVINVPKESWNNMEELLLEELEVFKDASSIINMQISSKRQQLYVGSDTGIAQVPLHRCSVYGKACAECCLARDPYCAWDGTSCTRYLPNTKRRFRRQDVRNGDPNTLCSGDHHKHRVAERKLYGVEGSSTFLECIPKSLQARVTWTFQKHPQNPREEVRLDERVLQTDRGLLIRRVLKRDVGVYQCHAMEHGFTQTLLGITLEVVPSTSSSISNLPSDAPVRLEPRSAGGSSVTNQKLWYRDFMQLVDHPNLSTVDQICEQVWARKNAGGDPANKGFPAPGKDPLPVGPAVRPTNKKWKHLQEIRKGRNRRTHDGKPNPRAPRSAGE